The region GTGATCCCGGCGGTGATTTTGGCCAAACCCAAAACTTTGGTCGTCTACGGCTACCCCAACAAAGGTATTTGCCTTTTGGAAGCCAACCTGAAAAACAAAACTATCTTCCGCCTTATCCTAAAAAAATATTTTGCCACTGAATCCAAGCGAGGGTCTATCCCCCGTTAACGCGGGGGTTAGTCCCTCGCACCCATTAGCGCGATGGTAAATTTAATTTTCGTCAACATTGACCCCAACATTAAAATTTGATAAACAATCATAATATGTTCATTCACAACTGAACAAATTAACAATATTAACCTCTGGTAAGTGATAAGTTATGGCGCCAAGAATCTTTGAAAAAGGATTTTTCGCGCCATAACTTACGGAGATGCCTTCATTTCCGCAAAATGGTGAATGTATCGCCGAACTGAACAATACCAATGGAGGTGTAAATGAGCCTTCTACTTATGGTGGCGGCGGTCGCATTGGCTCTTCTCTTGAGCCTCAACAACAAGGACGCTATCGTTGCCGTTGCACCGCGACCACCCGGATTAGCCGCTCCGCCCAACGCCGGCATGCATAATGGGATGAGGGGCTTAATATCTAGAATAAGATATATATCGCTTGAGAGATTATTCTGCAATCTACTGGCTCTGGCCGACTACATGGAGGAATATTTAGGCATCCGCAGATGCACAAATCGCTTTGATGCCTCTGCCCTGTTGCTCAACCTATCCAGAATCGTATCTCCAAAATTCGCCACCATAAATCTGAGATCCCAAAGCGGCAAACCAATGACAAGCTCTACCTTTGTCGCCAACGCCGCTACGCGGATCATTTCCTTCGTAGGACAGATTACGAGCCACATGTTGCCGACCGGAGACAAACGGTCGGACTGGGTCTAGCCGGCCCGTGAGAAATCATAAGTCAACAAATTTTTTCAAATTTTTTTGGACAATGTTGGCTTTTTCTTTTTTCAAAAAGCACCATGAGATTTATAACAAAATTGCGCCGGATAATCCGGCGCAATTTTGTTTTTAATTCCAAAAAATCATTTTTTAATGATAGCAACAATCGCCGATACCGCAAAAATCGCGACGAAAGTATAGGCAACCTTGATGAGCAAATCCTTTGCCGCGGAATTTTCTATCACATCCCAGATCGCCAGTATCGCGATTGATAATGCCACCGCCAAAAACAATGTTAAACAAAACAACGCTACCGCTTTGATGTTTTTTAACATTTTTTTATTTTTTATTCTCGCGCCAAAAACCAAACCGGCGTAATTCTAAACTACTTTGAATTACGAAATTGTGTTTTGCATTATTCTCCCTTTGGAAAAGGGAGCACTTTGAGCGAAGCGAAAAGGAGGGATTTGAAGTTTGAATTAAGGAATCCTCCGGCGCCGCCGTAGCAGGGCCACCTCCTTTTCCAAAGGAGGAATAAATTCGTTTCGTAATTCAAAGAAACTAACAAAATTAGATAGTCAGAGATTGAAATATTTTTCGACAATATTGGCAAATTCGGACAGATCGTTTATGTCTTCAATTATCGCCTTATAAATAATTCCGAAATCAAGATTTTCATAATCGTGAGCCACGACATTGCGAAATTTTGCCATTTCAACCAATTTTTTCTCCAATTTTTGCGGAATAACTTTCTCCTCACCCAAAATATAAAAAATTTCTGAATATGTCCCCGGTTTGCGAAAATCTTTAAACGAAATCACCGCTTCTCCCAAATCGAGCGCCGCCTGGCACGCCAAATACAAATACCTTTCCGCCGAACCGCGCAAAAACACATCCGATTTAATTTCTTCAATGGAATATTTTTCATAATTGCCAAGTAATTTTATGTATTTTTTTACCGCACTGATTTTCCTTATGACAGTATTGATATCAACCATATTATTTTGCGAAATTAAACCTTAGAAATGATTCCCTCAAATCAAAGTACTCGCTCATAATTGCCGTTTCCACGGCAACTTTGAAAAATTCCTTTTGGAAAAGCAATATCCCGTCTTTGATCGCGGCATATTTGAGAAAAGGGCTTTCGGTGTCATTGATCACCGCCACATCAACGGCGTTGGTCTGTAATATGGAAGTCAATTTGCCAATCAAATATAATTTGATATCAAATCTTTTTTGCGCATCATTTTCATCCAAATAAACCGCGAAATCGTAATCGCTCAACGGTCCCGCGTCACCGCGCGCTTGCGAACCGAAAATATACAGCAATTTTACTTGCGGATATTCTTGGCACAAGTTTATTATTTTTTCTATAATTTCTTTGGATAACATATTGCTCTATCTCAACATTTTACGATTTTTTGAAAATATGCACCGTCACGCTTCCCCCCGCGCCGCCAATGTTGTGCGTCAGGCCGATTTTGGCGTTTTTCACTTGGCGTTCGCCGCAATTGCCGCGCAATTGGTTGGTAATTTCGTAAATTTGCGCCAAACCCGTGGCCGAGATCGGATGGCCCTTGGCTTTCAACCCGCCCGACGGATTGACCGGCATCGCGCCGCCCATATTTATTTTGCCTGAACGAATCAACTCCCCTCCTTTTCCGGGCGCGGCAAATCCCAAATCTTCATAGGACAAAAGCTCCACCGAAGTGAACGCGTCGTGAATTTCGGCGACATCAATGTCGTCGGGCGACAAATCCGCCGCCGCGAACGCTTTTTTGGCGGCGATTTGCGTGGCGGCAAAATGCGTCATATCTTTTCTTTCAAAAGTCAAAATATAGTCCGTCGCGAATCCCGAACCGATAATTTCAATATCGGTTTTATCTTTGGAAACGATCGCCGCCGCGCCGCCGTTAACCGACAGTGAACAATCCATCAAGCGCAACGGTTCGGCCACAACCGGGGAATCCTTGATCTTTTCCATGGTTACCGGCCGCTTATAGTAATACGCCTTAGGATTCAATACCGCGTTCTGGTGATTTTTGAACGCGATCAATTCCAAGTCTTCGTGCAAACCTCCGTATTTTTGGCAGTATTGCTGGTAAACCAGCGCGTTTTGCGCCGGAAACAACAACCCCTCGGTTTGCTCAATCACCCGCTCGGCGGCGGACAATATCCAATCAGTGGTCACTTCGGCGCGGTTATCCACGAGTTTTTCGCCGGTCAACACCAAAATATTTTTAAACTCCTCATCGCGCAACAAGCGCAACGCCGTCCAAAACGCCGCGCCGCCGCCGCCGCAAACCGACGGCAATTCAATGATCGGCACATTGGTTTTAAACAATCCCGACAGCAAAGAAACCTTGTGCGTCTGGTGTTCCCCGCCCGCGGCGCTGGAAACCGCGGAAAATGCAATCGCGTCAATGCCGGACATATTCATCTTGGCGTCTTTTAAAGCGTCGATCGCCGCGTCATAAGCAAACGCCCACCAAGGCTTCTGCGTATAATCAAACCTCGTCATCCCCACCCCCTTGATATAAAATTTTGGATTCATAATAATTTTTTCTGTTTTGCTTCTATTTTTTTCAAATCCTTTAAAATTATCTCTATTTGCTTCTTTAAAACCGGTAAATCATCTTTAATTATATTCCAAACTCTTTCAGCATTGATACCAAAATATTCATGGATCAACCTATTTCTTAATCCACAAACATCCCTCCATGGTATCTCTGGATATTTTTTTCTAAACAATGTTGATGTATGGTTTGCCGCTTCACCGATTATTTCCAGTTTTCTGAAAATCGCGCTTTGCTTTTCGTCATTGTTCCAAAAATCTTTTTTACTGACCCCTTTCGTAAATTGCTCAACACTCTCAATACACTTCATTATGTCGAAAATGTAATTTTGTTGAGTTCTTTTCATGTCAAATCAAAAAATTAAAAAACTGGTATCTGCTCTTTCATTATTTGATCCTTTAATAAGGGATGCAAACATTCATACTCAACCAAATCAACTTTTCTTTTTAATTTTTCCTCGAGCTCGAATTCCAACCGGATAAAACCAAGCAAGCTCATCTTTTCCGGAACTTCCACCAAAATATCGATGTCGCTGTTTTTCTTTTCTTCCCCTCGCGCGAACGAACCGAAAACCGCGGCTTTTTTGACCCCGTTTCTTTTCAGAATTTCAACAATTTTTTCCCGAGTTCGCTTGTTTATCATATGCCATTATCCTATCCAAAAACCGCCAAATTGGCAAATCAAGCTTTTTATGTTATCGTAAACCCGTTGAAATTCAATTTGATAATTGAAAATTGAAAATTGCCCCGCTTCAACGGGGCGTCCCGCCCCCGTAGTTTAATGGATAAAATACAAGGTTGCGGACCTTGAGACTACAGGTTCGATTCCTGTCGGGGGCACAAGAATCAAATTTTCGGGTAAAAGCCCGATTTTTTGTTGCGCGGCGGCTAACGCCGCCCATTCATTTCGGGGCTCCCCGCTGATTTTTTTGGCGGAAAGCGAGAGGTTCGAGCCGAAGATTTTTTTGGCGGATGATTTTTTGGCGGAAAGATCGGAATTTTCGGCGATTTCCCGCATATTTTGAGCGTCTTTTAACCATTGGCGGAGAGGTTCGAGCCAATTATTGCCGCCCTTCTCGATTTCGATGATTTTTTCCTCCAGCGTTCTTTTGGCGGAAATAAGCTTGGCTTTTTCTGCGCGGTAGGTTTCCCGCTCGATGTCCTGTTCAAGGTAAGCGTCCAAAAGCCGCTGGATTTTGATTTTCAGATTTTCCAGTTCCGCCCGCGATTTTTCAATGAAGCTGGCCGAAGATTGGGCCAGCTTCCGCTCGTCTCCGTTTGCCATTGCAAACAGCCGCTTTGCCCAGTTTTCGGACAAAGCGAATTTTTCAATTTCTTGCGACAGCTGGCGGTCGAGTTCTTCTTCCCTGATAAACGGTTCGGAGCATTTGACGGATTTTCTTTTTCTGGTGCAGCGGTAATAGACATATTCGTGGGTGTTGCCGTTTTTCTGGTGTTTGGTTTTTCTTTCGGCGGTGATCGCCATTCCGCAAGTGCCGCACCGGATCAAGCCGCAAAACGGCCGGGGGTCGTTTTGGGGCTGGCGATGGATATGCGTCCTTTGTTGCAATACTTCCTGCACTTTGTCGAAAAGCTTCTTCGGGATAATCTGCTCGTGTTTGCCTTCGTGAAGTTCGCCGGAATAGCGGAACAATCCGCAATAGAACGGATTGGAAAGGATAAACGATACCCTCGAAAGGTGGAGAGGTTTCTTGCTTTTGGCGGTTATGCCGTTTTCGGCGAAAAAGGCGGCAATGTCTTCAAGGCGTTGGTCGCCTTGGGAATACATCTCAAAAGCCTGCCGCACTATCTTTGATCTTTTCCGGTCAACGACAACCTTTTTTATCCGCACATCGTTTAAATAGCCCAATGGCGCGATGCCCGGATAATCGCCGCGCCGCACTTTTTCACGCTGGCCGCGCTTGGTATTCGCGCTTAAATCCAAAATGTATTGGTTGGCCATTCCAAACTCTACGCTCATCATCAATACATTATCGGCGGGGAGATAGCCGCGGTCGTTGGTTTGGATGTGCTGGATGATTCCTCTTTGCAAAAACCAGCTTATCTGCCCGCCGTCAATCGGATTGCGGGCCAGCCGGTCAAGCTTCCAGCAGATTATGCCTTGCGCTTCGCCCTTTTCAATCCGCGCCAGCATATCGGAAAATATCGGTCGGCCCGGAACCTTAGCTGATTGTTTTTCAACAAAGGTTTCAACGATATGCAGGTTTTCCCGTTTGGCAAAAGCGCGCAACTCGGAAAGCTGCGCGGCGATGGATAAAACCTGCCGGTCTTCGGTATCGGTGGATTTGCGGGCGTATAGGAAATAATTAAACATGGTGCTATAATTATTGTAATTTATCTGTAATTTATTATATATAAAATTTTATAAGTATGTCAAAAGAATCGTCAATTATTGGAAAAGCTATCCGAAAATATAGACAAGAAAAGAATATGTCGCAGGAAGCTTTGGCGCGGGCGGCCAATTTATCCCTTCCTACCGTGGTTAAGATTGAATCCGGGGAAACGCCGAATCCAGGTATCGAAACAGTGAAAAAAATTGCGGACGCACTTAGCGTGCTACTTGATGATTTAATGAAATAAAATTATGGATAAAAAAATAGTCAGAGAAAAATTAAGTTTGCTTAGAGGAACTATTATTTCAGACGCAACTGTGATAGAGAGAGCACTTGGCTGGAAATTAAGAGTATATTTTTTCCCAAAAACCAATCAACAAGCCGCTGATTTTCTTTATTATATTATAGAAACATCCCACTTCAGTTTTGATAAAAAAATTTCACTTTATGAACAAATTCCATATTTTAAGAAATTAAAACAATACTCAAAAATAAAAACCTCTTTGAGGTTTGTTCAACAATTAAGAAACGCGTTAGCTCATTGGGATTTAGATGAAAAAATGAGCAACGAGAATGAAATTATAATTTATAATCCGAACACTTTTAAAAAAATAAAACTAAATGATGAGATAATGGAGAAATTTCAAGAACACGAAAAAATTATTTTGAAAGCGTTTGGTTGGACGCAAACTTTTAAAGAAAAATATGGAAAATAAACAAAAACATCTCGAATTTATACAAGGAATCATTGCCAGAATGGCTGGTAATTTATTTTTCCTAAGGGGTTGGACGATTACTTTGATAGGTGCATTGCTCGCGTTATTTTCAAAAAACAATAGTCCTGATTATGTTTTTTATTTTCTTATAGTTGTTGTCCTTATTTTTTGGATTTTGGATGGATATTTTCTTTCACAAGAAAGATCGTACCGTGATTTATACAATTATGTTAGAAAATTAAAAGAGGAAGAAATCGATTTTTCAATGGAAATTAGCGAATATCAAAAATACAAGAAAAACACTTTGATTTATTCAATGTTTTCTTCAACTCTTTTAATTTTCTATCTACCGCTTGTCGGAGCGGCAATCTATATTTTATTTAAAATAAAGTAAAAATATGGCAACAAAAAGACAAGTTTTTTATAGTTTTCATTACAAGCCAGATTGTTGGCGTGCTTCAATGGTGCGCAACATTGGTGCTATTGAAGGAAATAAGCCAGCTACTGATAATGATTGGGAAACAATCACAAGCCGAGGAGATGAAGCAATAAAGAAATGGATAAAAGATCAGATGCAGTATCGTTCATGTACGGTTGTCCTTGTCGGTAATAAAACTGCCAATAGGAAATGGATAAATTATGAAATAGTGAGGTCGTGGGATGCAGGAATGGGTGTTGTTGGTATATATATTCACGGATTGAAAAATAGCCAAGAATTAATTTCTGAAAAAGGAGATAATCCTTTTGATTATATAACCCACGGAAAAACCAAGAAAAAATTGTCTACGATTGTAAAATGTTACAATCCATCAGGAACCAATAGCAAAGAAAGATACGATTGGATTTCCCGAAATATAGCAAATGCAGTTGAAGAAGCAATAAAGATTAGGGATAATAATTAACCTTGTATATTTAGAAAAACTACATACATAACTGATTTTTAATTCCGCCAAAAAATCATCTGCCAAAAAATCTTCGGCATTTCGTTCTCGATCTTTTCGCTTTCCGCCAAAAAAATCAGCGGGGAGCCCCGAAATGAATGGGCGGCGTTAGCCGCCGCGCAACAAAAAATCGGGCTTTTACCCGAAAATTTGATTCTTGTGAATCTTTATGATTCAGCTCGAACTTACTTTAGCAAAAATTGTTGACTTTGGACAGGGTGAGGGGGCGGGTTATGCCCCCGACTAAGCTTCGCTTGCCCCTCCAAACTGCTGTTTTCCGGGGCGGCGCTCGCAAAGGGGCAGCCGGGCCCGAATCGGGGCTTGGCCAACGCATTTTAGCCGCAAGGTGGGGGGTAAAAGGGGGTATTTCGCATAAAAAAATATAAATCGAAGCCAGCAGGCTTCGCAAATTTTGATAATTTGATCGTTTTTTTGTTTCGGATTAAAACATCAAATAATATGGACAAAAATTTCCATTCGAATTAATATTCTTTCTAGAATATTTAAAACAGAGGAGGTGAAAAGACATGGAGCTTAATCCGTTGCTTATTGTTGCAATAATTATAATAATTATTGCGGGATACGCGATCGGTGAGTTGAAAAAGAGAGAATATT is a window of Candidatus Nealsonbacteria bacterium DGGOD1a DNA encoding:
- a CDS encoding DUF86 domain-containing protein translates to MVDINTVIRKISAVKKYIKLLGNYEKYSIEEIKSDVFLRGSAERYLYLACQAALDLGEAVISFKDFRKPGTYSEIFYILGEEKVIPQKLEKKLVEMAKFRNVVAHDYENLDFGIIYKAIIEDINDLSEFANIVEKYFNL
- a CDS encoding nucleotidyltransferase domain-containing protein, producing MLSKEIIEKIINLCQEYPQVKLLYIFGSQARGDAGPLSDYDFAVYLDENDAQKRFDIKLYLIGKLTSILQTNAVDVAVINDTESPFLKYAAIKDGILLFQKEFFKVAVETAIMSEYFDLRESFLRFNFAK
- a CDS encoding thiolase family protein, which encodes MNPKFYIKGVGMTRFDYTQKPWWAFAYDAAIDALKDAKMNMSGIDAIAFSAVSSAAGGEHQTHKVSLLSGLFKTNVPIIELPSVCGGGGAAFWTALRLLRDEEFKNILVLTGEKLVDNRAEVTTDWILSAAERVIEQTEGLLFPAQNALVYQQYCQKYGGLHEDLELIAFKNHQNAVLNPKAYYYKRPVTMEKIKDSPVVAEPLRLMDCSLSVNGGAAAIVSKDKTDIEIIGSGFATDYILTFERKDMTHFAATQIAAKKAFAAADLSPDDIDVAEIHDAFTSVELLSYEDLGFAAPGKGGELIRSGKINMGGAMPVNPSGGLKAKGHPISATGLAQIYEITNQLRGNCGERQVKNAKIGLTHNIGGAGGSVTVHIFKKS
- a CDS encoding DUF86 domain-containing protein; this encodes MKCIESVEQFTKGVSKKDFWNNDEKQSAIFRKLEIIGEAANHTSTLFRKKYPEIPWRDVCGLRNRLIHEYFGINAERVWNIIKDDLPVLKKQIEIILKDLKKIEAKQKKLL
- a CDS encoding nucleotidyltransferase family protein, translated to MINKRTREKIVEILKRNGVKKAAVFGSFARGEEKKNSDIDILVEVPEKMSLLGFIRLEFELEEKLKRKVDLVEYECLHPLLKDQIMKEQIPVF
- a CDS encoding helix-turn-helix domain-containing protein is translated as MSKESSIIGKAIRKYRQEKNMSQEALARAANLSLPTVVKIESGETPNPGIETVKKIADALSVLLDDLMK
- a CDS encoding TIR domain-containing protein, producing MATKRQVFYSFHYKPDCWRASMVRNIGAIEGNKPATDNDWETITSRGDEAIKKWIKDQMQYRSCTVVLVGNKTANRKWINYEIVRSWDAGMGVVGIYIHGLKNSQELISEKGDNPFDYITHGKTKKKLSTIVKCYNPSGTNSKERYDWISRNIANAVEEAIKIRDNN